Genomic segment of Malania oleifera isolate guangnan ecotype guangnan chromosome 7, ASM2987363v1, whole genome shotgun sequence:
AAGGAGCTCAAAACTAATACTTTCTATGTCTAATCTTGTGCCTAGATTTGCCATGAAACTCATCAATCTATTGTCAGCCCATGAAGATGTGATGAGAATCCTTTATATATTTAGTGGTTGTCTTGACAACATACTTACTTtaatcttctttcttcttctattTTTGGGTAAGCAATCTAATAGATATGCCTTGATTTTATGCACATATCAATCCCCCTGCccactattttatttattttgtttttaattattattagatGGAACTAAGCTACAACACCAACACCAACACCCAAAGCCGAAAGCAACAAGCcctccctatatatatatatatatatataaacaaacccACTCCACTTTACATCTACCAAATAATGTTTTTAAGTTGATACCAATCATAAAAGTGTTTGTCGGTGGATATGATTTAGTTTATCTAATCAAATGCTTGAAATATGTTCACTGGATTAAATTTTGGGTTTACTATAAACTTTAACCGAAATTGAACCATTTGGATTTGATCGGGTATTTGAAGCTTCGTTAAATTGGGTTAATATCAAACAAATAATTGAACCGGGccaaatcatttaaatattatactatttatgctaaaaaaatcatatttttatgacTACATAATCTAAAAATTATACATTTTCGATCTGAATAGGCCaacatgatttttatttttcaactaACAAACAGGGCCTTAAAGCTCTATAAGTACTTACAAAAATAGAGATGTTTAGACCTTCAGCCGAATGCATTTGTTTGGATGCttggaaaaagaaagaaaaaagaagtaGAGTTCAGCCCCCAAGTGGAGAGGTTTGGatgcacagagagagagagagagagagagagagagagagagagagagagagagagagagagagagagagagagagagaagggttgaAGGAAAGCCTTGAAGAGTTGGGGGTCAAtttccaaaagtatttttcttgaCTATGATAGATCATGCATGCAAGAAGATTCTAATTGGGCCAGATACAAAAGCAAGTTTGAGTTGAAGGCCTTTTTCAGGTTGGGCTGCCAGCGGCCCATACAAAGTGCTTCCAAATCTTGAATTGGCCCTCACTCAGCCAGGCCCATATCATGTTCTTTGTGCCCCTTCCTCGGAAACTCCCCTCTTTAAATGTACATCATATCTATTATCTATAGcctttaaaataaattaaattaaattaaaatttcccTTTGGAGATGATTCTGAATGGGGACATTATAAATTATTCTTTTGGACAAGCTAATTTgattgccaattttttttttcatagcctATGTTGTATTATTTGTGGTTTGAGAATCAAATTGATGATCAATGTGGTATTGTTAATGGGTCAATTAGCATGCATGGTTGAATCGGTGGGTCAATTCTGGTTGAACTAGAAAAATGTTTTTTTGCCTTTGAAGAGATATGAGCTTACCAAGTCACATATTTCCTTTCAAGAGATATGAGTTTACCAAGTCACATATTTTTTGTCAAGTTGACCTCAAGCTACCTCAACTCTAATTTCATGCTATCCCCAAGACCTAACGTGGTCGAGCCGATCTAAGTGGTCCTATTCAAGTTTTAAAACCATTGGGTGCAGTTAGAATGATATTGGACAAGGAAAACACAAGTCTTTAACTCACATAGACGAGCTTAAGGTTAGCTATTCTCATTCATCACCAACCAATTGCTCAGGTTATGACATCTTGTAGGTCTaaaaatggaaaaagaagaaaaagaagaatttaaTTCATGTTCTTAACTTGTCTCCTATATATGACAGATCGTAGTTTAGGGGATACAGTAATATCATAACTAGTTCAATCCAATTTCTCTAAATTCTTCGTACCCCGTGTCAGGGTCTGAGATTCAACTCCAATGAGACGTTATTTGTTTTGATCGATTAACCTCATGATTTTGTCTTTAAAAGTCATCTCACTTAGTTGGAGCCCAAACCATTCTTATAACCTCAATATTTCCCTAATACACATTCGATACGAGATTGTGACATTCTCAATCCCATCCAATCTCTGATGTCATCGTCAAATATTGGCACACATTTGATGTGTGATTGTGACATTATCTTCCATCCAATTTGTCACACCCTTGTCAAAAATACTTCTATGCAGTGTCCCAACTACGGCGAGGTATTGCCTACTTTAACCCACTAACCTCGCAATTTTATCCTTTAAAAGTCATCTCACATGGTTAGAGtcaaaccatgtatttataagttcAAGATTTTTATAGTACACTTTTAATGTGGAACTAACATTATGTATCATGCAATTAAAATATGAGAGGGGTTCTTAATTATAACCAATTCAATTTTATCACCATTTAAATTCAGTCTTACAAGCACATTCTTAGCCAAATAAGGTATGGTCAATTAGAAGTAATTTCACTTTACAAATAACGCTTCTTTTACCTTAATATTTGATGAAAAAAACTAAATTCAACAATGACTATCAAAATGTAGGAATCACGTAAGCTATTCAACATTAAAGAGCAAGTTTTCAAATCTCAAGAAAGATTATATGTTTTTGTCAAGTCATAGGTTTACGcggtttttaaatattttaattttaatttttttttttaaattttgcaaaGATAGAGTGTGTATGCCCACATTGAATAGTAATTAACAATTATAAGTGTGATTGTTCAAGACGAATTTAAAACAGTATTTTTAAAgatctaaaaaaaattaagtttttagTTTGAATTAAATCAATaattttgtactttttttttattaaaattgaaataaaataattatatgagtttaaaatataattaaaataaaatttttcataaaatttcaaaaaactaaaaataataaaaatcattttaaaaatatttttactattttttaatttgaattctaAAATACAAtgattaagtaaaataattataataatttttatttttgacaaTTATTTTATACTTCTGCTATTTTTctcatatttgtttttttttaacttgTCATTCCATTTAAGAACACAAATATGAGCATCTGctttaatcaagtttttaattcatttaacaattgctatttttcaattttagtttgtgttttcaatttttatatttctaatttttagttctTAGTTCTGCTTTCTAGTTTTCGGTTGTTTATGTTTTAACTAATCCTAAAAATTTCAAATGCAATTCCAAATTAATCCTCACTCATATTTAATATAGAAATCTCAATATGAGACGAAAGCCTACTTTTAACGGTCAAATAATTGAATTGAATTTTTCTTAAGTCTTAACAAAAGTTTAACAGACTTGgaactcttatatatatatatatatatatatagaaaatgtcTTTGCTTTGTAATATATTGAGTTGGACTATTTTTCTTAAGCAACTAAAATATAATGCCATTATTCTTTCTATTTGGttatcaaagaaaataagaaggaaaataaattatataataaatttataaataagattttatttttaaatgtaatttattttaatataatttaatgtCGGTTTggataaagaaagaaaataaagaataaactcattttttcatatatttttcctttttattaaatattatcaaaaataaaaaactattttaatatgaatacaaattaaatattaattatatataaatttagtatatttttcattttcttaaaatgTAAAACgaagtgaaaaataaaatgaaaaatacatttcAATCCCCAAATCACAAGTTGTAAACTAAACAAGTAGTGCAATCATTATCAACGGTTATAAACATGCAACATGCACGTTCATGCATATAATCACACACACAGCCAAGCAATTGggaaaccaaattttttttttttgtttttcagaaAAAGAAAACTATTACATTACAAGATCCCAAGCGAGAATTTGAGATCTAAATGCTAATTGATTGTCTCTAACTTAAATCCGCTGCAACCAACGCAGCTGATTGTGATCAATTACAGAATGGACTAACAATCGCCGAAGATGATCGGCAGGACGGAAAAGTAagctgaaatttttttaaaaaagaaaaaatccatgaagaaattgaagagaccTTTCTTCTGGGACGATTAATTCCGGACCAGAACGCTCCGGCGCATCATATCCTTGAATTCAAAGAAATCAACGCGGCCGTCGCAGTTGCGATCGACCGAGACGATCATCTGCTGAACTCTCTCGATCTCTCTAGCTTCCGGCAATCCTAATTTCCCCAACACTATCTGCAATTCCTGCGCTGATATGTACCCGTCCCCGTCCTCGTCGAAAACCTTGAACGCCTCCGTCAGATCCGACTCCTCCTGCTTCAGTTTCTCCGCGGCGCAGTCCCCGGCGGTGGCGGCATCGTCGTCGTCCTCCTCCTCGACGCCGAAGAAGGCGTCGCCGAGGGACCGGTGGAGCGCTTCGAAGTCCTCGTAGCGGAGGCCAGCGTTTCCCGGCTGGATGAAGGAGGCGACGATGGAGCGGAGCTCGGCGAGGTCGGCGTCGAGGCCGAGGAGATTGAGAGCGCGGCCGAGCTCGGCGACAGTGATGATGCCGTCGGCGTTGGCGTCGAAGATGTCGAAGATGCGGCGGAGGCGGAGGGAGTTGAGACTGGGGCAGCGGAGGCGGAACGAGGACGTCGACTTCTTCAAAACGCTGCGTTTCTCCATCGCCGGTGTCTCTTCcgcttcctcctcctccttctcctgcGGTCGCTTGCGACTGATCAATCCACCAGGATTCAAATTTAAAGGTAGTCTCCCTCTACTAAACAGGGGTTCTAAAATTTAAGAGAAGAAGCGCGTTTAATGGTCAAACTATTCGCCAGCTTCTGGACTATTAGAATGGTCAACAAGTCGACCACTTACCACCTTTGAATTTCTCATCACAACTTTAATTACAAAATGGGTTAATGGGCTAAATTGAAATTAATAATGAATGatgtttaaatattttgattaaattatttgtaaattttctTATTAATTATTGAATTATAAATAGGTATTGATTAAGAAATTTatgatatattttatattttttctttagtATTTTAATAAATATGAATTAATATTTAACATATTGACCAATAAACCACTACCAAATTTGCTAATCCTAAACTCTTGTTATTATATACTCAGggtaaaagacactcacctcttCTGAGGTTAGACAAAAAGACAGGAACCTTCCcgaagttttaaaattttcattaaccATCCATGAGGTTTTAAAAATGACACAGACCTTccctgaggtttgccaaaaaaaaaaaaaaacttcccttGCGatttacaaagaaaaaaaaaaaacaaaaacaaaaaaaaaaaaaaaaaaaaatccctcaaaagattttttttttttttttttttgttttgacaaatctcaatgaaagtttttagaatttttcaaatctcaaGAGAGGTCTTGAAATTTTCAAACCTTAGGAAAGATTAGTATCTTTTTTTTATCGGTGCCTTTTTTAgtaaacctcaagggaggtcaatGGCTTTTGCCCTTATACTTAATTGTACAAacaatcaaaaagaaaataataagtaGATAAAGAGAGAAAGTTAACAAAAGATTTCAAAAAGAGAATAAATACATGGGATTGCTTATTTGGGTTGACATTTCTACCTTGTACACTTGGTCAAGACAACAAGTGAGTTGTTGTTAGAatgtattattttaatattttcaaaaattaaacatAGCGTGACAACTGTTCAACCCAAatcatttaaatttttgggttGGATTTATGTTGACTATATCAACGAATTATAATCTGTTAAATTTAACTTTGTTTAAATGTGAGTCATGAAATACTTTGGCATTTAAGACACAAAGTAGGTCATTGTTGgtcttttgagtctgatctctgttttgatgctaacaaaccacAAGTATCCTATGTGTGCGTTTAGTGTTTGAACAAGTTGTCATTTCAGTACGAGCATAAGATACCGCAAAAAGAAAACCAGTAGGGACATAGAGCTCACATACTCCTGGTGAAgatgaagagtaaaagaagaagacattttgattttaatttgtaatgcatttatttttattatttagtctgtaataatgcatacattttgcatgatatgttttgaatgcttaGTTGACCGTAGAttaaccatagggaaccaaatgaccttagagacccttcggtcgaccgaaaccaagTTTTTGGCTTTAGATAGACCTTAAgttcccacacttaagtgcacaaaaTCCTAACATAGTTTTcatattattagaaaaattttagtgtaaagaaaatgaccttaggaaaAAATCAAATGGcttttaggcgaccgaacctagcagttcaaactgcctcgggcgaccgaactgttgTCCGGTCAAAAATTTGACTTGGTTCGGGCAAtcgaaccaaattgaactgagcgTCCTCAGGCGATCGAACTCATGTCAAataccttttcaccaactcgggcacccaaaccccACGTTCaaagcctcgggcgaccgaacctgttggttcggttaaccgaacttagtaccaggcacccgaacctacgaacgaATGTTTCTAGCTTTTGTTCAACTGACCGAACCCAGACTCGGGtacccgaacttcaaaaaatgTCTTTTCTCTTTGTGAgtattcgagcgaccgaacctatggctagGGCAACCGAATCTCTCAGGTTGCAATTTTCAAACTGGGTAattatggttaaaaattaattaaaattttttaataatacccaacgtgtccccaacggtcaaaaatttccctgAGTTTGTATAaaccccttcataagccaagattagtaactttgattagcattaaaattctttcaaattatttattaatcaaagttcccccaaacaacCGTTCAATTACAAAATCTTTTTAGGGTCAAATCTTTGTTACACTTtccaaactctctttcatttttcttgaaaatcatttttacaagagagtattttatttggacttttacttgctttgatttgcacatagatGTGACGATCTGCTTaattaccaatttttttttatacaataaatacaatatcacaaaggtCAACTCAACAgttcataatccacctagactcTTGGGTAcgaaggatacatcagaacacataacgaaagcctaagcagcagaaaacatacaatgaCAATATTATAAAgatgaaaacatccatcacattaccataaataccagagtcactatatccactgtatttcagtatatacatcccaaaaacaagatttagggacacttcccacaaaagccaactgtccctactaaaacttaccatTCAAAGAGAgcagacaaacaacactagatcaatggggcttttcctgctcttcTATCTGagactcctgaaaagtttataaaattttggagtgagatacctctcaataagggaaataaactaatatcagtgtgtgacaacatcagtattctgtgttatacatataccatacataacatattcagtactgttttgtcaaatctgggaaaacatatatatcatcaaaaacatggcagaacatactacattatcataaacatatttcatctcatataataataatacaaaaacattcatgGTAGGTTAGCTTGCTGTTGTCATGtatacccccatatgactgggttgtgtggcccaaaggcggaaCTTGACAatagttggctgaccactgccaagtcaaaagtacagtttgtaagtctgatgggtctgcctaacctggtccgtacaccaaggtcgctcacacacttcttaaaaaccacatcgaccatccaatctcacaccactccgtacagcgacgttaacacaaatatcatgatcatgaagaccatgaacacatagcaacggtaccgtgtaagtgctagtttagaccaagccaactaggttcttatatcatataacatatactgaaattgtgatacataaatatttcatatcattaattatcaaatcaatcatatcattttgcatatatatgtatatcatgaaaatcatcggcccgtacatcggtatttcatattttatcatagctcggcccgtacgccgacaaatcatgcacatagcacagcctgtacgctggcaaatcatattcatGGAACAGCtcatatgctggcaaatcatacacatagctcgacccgtacgccgacaaacatatataaatatctcaacccgtacgccagttttctattataaaaatcagtatcataatcacatttctagaaaacggtatttcataacaatttctactcatgccacatttgaataggtttttcatatattcaatataccatcattttcaatagtgttttctcaaatataaatcatatatatagacatatttactttcctgaaatcaaatgctatatatacatacattttcttaaaagaactagtttagtttatccccttacctgattcctgaaaagcccctaagaaaatctatcttacacccgcagggtttcaaactcaacaccctagaaataACATTccaaaaaactaaatttttagtATCTCTACacgtatatcacttcctacaactgtcaattaaccaaatactgagtagaaagtcttaccctggatttgggatgatttcccaACTCAGCCCCgccgatgatccgctccgacagacttgtagagaacttttccaggagcatcgtggtggcttcagatcctcgaatcGGCAGAAATCCAaccccaaaatcgaagagagaaaggggaaggatcgaaggatgagagagagagggtttctgcaTAGGAAAATGGactaaaaatcacgtttaaccctatttatactgcgggattcgtcaacgagccacgtcacctcattgacgagtcctatagaaagttcgtcgacgaacttcaaccctcgtcgacgaatttcaagtttccaaaaattctctctcggtatcttctggtcgacgaatcctatcctcatcgacgagctcctgttatacccttgtcgacgagtcccctgtatttgtcgacgaggagctgaaaaattcctcaagattatcctttccaaaatgcaacgtcgtcaactgcctccttctattttcggtttcaatttccctttctttttattatttaaataccattattcttcggatcgTTACAATAGATTTTCAAATGTATGTATTTTTTGTGCAAAATCActtgaaaccaaaaccctaggttctatGGTTTGTTCTTGAAAAATACTTCTGGAGAAAATTTCTCATTAGGGTTTGAATAGATTTACACAcctttactctactaagcattatTGCATATTATATTAGAGTGCCTCTTATGAGCTTAAGTgttacatctctgcttgtatttcagaagcaaattttatgtacaaaatggttATAATGTAACGGTTGGTTTCAACttgttaattgaactagggagtctcagacCCATAAATGACACCGGTTTGGTTCAACccagaattgaactagggagtctcagccctgtaagtgggACTAGTTCGGCTTAACCTAATAATTGAGTTGGAAttttcctcgccctgtaaggagaggatgtaaaaggcttttgctccgcccagttaagtgagcaggtttagtggtatccttggggggtatgcccaaggcggggatgttgGCTGGTTTTGGCTGAATTTTGATAACAAATCttatgtgtctctctctccctatctcatttaaattactgcactttaaattcagtatgtttatacttatttatttactgttatatttagttgcatgcacacatttacattgaatgagatacacgtgtatgcatcaaccaatagcttaatcattttacatacacgcgtttaATATTGAATGGAATATGATACGcggtgaatcggcgtaattgtttaaattagcgaaaactgttttaaaacttaattcacccctccttttgggatcacactaattccaacagTCATTCTCACTCTTGTTTGTCATTTATCTTCTAAACATTATAAAGAAGATTGGTCTCTTTATAAATTCATCCATCTATTGTTTAGATCTCATTCTTGATAGCTCATTTGAAGATAGATAGCTAAAATGAGTGAGATTGATTTACCTCGTGTCTCACTTATATATAGACACAGACAATATCTAAACACGTGGAGCAGCTGGTCATTTGTATAATCTCTCATAGCCTTCAAATGAGATTATTATGAAAAGTGGAACTTGCCCACCACATGTCTAACATGTAGACAATAGAAGTAATAGCATGTAGAGGAACTTGATACACATgtgtgaacaccaacttgacccaaaagcttaaacctattaggtcttgagcccaaccatgtatataagcacgcATCATCCACTGTAattttccaatatgggacaagctcacaagtggaattctcaacaaacTCTCCCTCACtagtgagttccaactgctccccctcgaacggaaatcgtctcccttttgagagtaagctcaattctccaatagttgctcaagtgggccttaccactggcgtcttacgtgcattagattgcattccacgtgccttcaAACCAATCCTATCTctcacatcttgaccctattcggatccatccccagcctaaatgatccttattggccttagccatacacttggtcctccaactattagcacgtcaggagaattgaATTCACGTATCTACTTTTTTACAATATCGCTCATCCAGAATTTcaaaccgtcggctctgataccacttgttaggatcggaggagcccatgggtagacttgatacacatgtgtgaacaccaacttgacccaaaagtttagggtcttgggcccaaccatgtatataaacactcatcatccactgtaattttccaatgtgggacaagctcacaagtagaattctcaacagaATATCCTGTTGGCGTCATATCATTTTATTTTGGAATTAGAATATGATGTGGCtactattttttataataaagtaTTTTTATAGGTTGTTAAACTTCCTTCTAATGGTTCTTAGATTtggaagaaaaattcaaaaaataaaaataaaattacgtTCACAGTGGCATCATATCTTTTCATTAAAATCGTGTTATGTATGtttgtataaaattaaattactGATGCATCACATGTTTTGTGAAAAGAATCCACATATATGACATATAAGTCTTTCTTAGAAATTTCTATCAACTAAAGATAAAGTGTATAGTTGCTTGAAAATGTGATGGAAACCTCACTTTTTCTTTGAATGGCGTTCCCTCCTCTCCCTAGCTAGCCAAAAACTTCTATGGAAGCTAGAGTCTCTTACTTGATTATGGATGCATGGTAGTATCtcttttatagaaaaaaaaatgaaaaataatgtcTCTTCTATTAGTTTCACTTAGAAAATCATAGAATGCCTCATTTTTCGGTAATACAGTTACTTGCTTTATCTTTTATGCAGTCGATAGGTTCAGTAGTACCTTTTGTCTTTCTAGTTCTTAGCAAGTTCTATGTGTAAGCAACTTAcaaattcaagaaaataaaatctctcaaataatatttgaGTGCATAtattttaggactttaatttagaTTTGTATGATAGCTCGAGTTTCATGCTCCCAAAAATCTTTTATGCAGAATGAAAAATGTTCTCTACTACCTTTAGACTTAACTTCACAACTTCCATTCTTAATTTGTACGGTCCTCCTTTtgctataatatttattcttactttcttcaaaaataaaataaaattatcaaacaTTAGATATCAATTTCAATGCTGCTTCACAAAATAATGTTCATAACAAatctttttttacttttttggTTGATTGAACATTAATGCCTCGCAATATATTTATACTAAAAGAGACCCTACAATGCATgaatgtaaaaaaaattatatttttaaaagttaaaatataattataaatatcaAGCATAAAATTTAATTTGGTTTTAACAATTAAATATTTAAGTTAGTTGTGAAATGACACCAATACTACTTGCTTATGgattatattaataaaaaatacatTAACAATCTTGTCTTTATTTTATACATAAATTAATTACTATTggtcattacaaaatttattaatttaattatcgATATCATCAACATTAAGAAAATTCAATcacaaaaatataagaaaaattttaatacaatttatttacgggatgttttaaaaaattaattattatattatcaTTCATAGATTAATTTAATTACAAAATTTCAAACATTAAAAGTCTATTTCGATGGTCTTTCACAAAATAATGTTCATAATAATGGGACTAAAATGCCCATTATTTTAGCAATTGAACTATTAcgtgttacattttttttattttaatttggtaCATGGTAAGTCTTTGtagtaaaaaatataattattcatTAATTTGTTATTCGTTCACGGGTTAAAGtacaataatattttttcaaaatgcGTCATCCTATGCatatttcttaaaattttataaattttaattaaaaactaTTAAGGACGTCTTATTCTCgtaaatatgatttttgaaattgttatttcataaaaatatttataattagaCTCACCCAAATTTGAATGGACCAATTGCTGCTTTTGGACTTGTCCGTCCAGGTTCTAGGGCCTATTAATTGGGCTGGGGGCCCAGTATCTACTCCTCAACCCACATCCACCGCCTACAAAAGTTGGACCATTAATTTTGGGCCGGAATCCATCTCATATGTTGAATGTAGGGCTTGAAGAACGATGGCACAAATTTTATGAGCCGTTTTTAATGGTTAAAAGGTTGTAATAGAAAACAATATACTTGATCAATGTTTTTGCATCGAAGTGAAATGAATTGAgagtaaaattaaataaaaaaattatacaagTGAAATAAATTGAGAATGAAATGAGATAAAAAGTTATGTATGATGAAAGTAAGAATGCGCAAAAAGCAAAAATAACTATGAGAAGATATTAGGTTGAAAATTAAAGTTACATATTTTAAGAAGGTGAATATAATCTCAAGAGAAGTAATGGACGTATAATCCCAATATAAAGTCTATAATTCCCCAAATTAGAGATGGAGGAAAAGGAAACCAAGGTTGAGGTAAGGGATATTGTCTAGGACCCTCTAATATACTTTTTAAAGCTAGCTACAATTACATATAAGCAATGTGTCCTCTGATTTGAGCATTTGAGAAGACCCTAGGGAGCCATTGGAATTCTCCCAAACCCTTTATTTTTCCCTTGGTAGCTCGTTGTCGCCATGATCCATGGATTCAAACATTAGGGTTCAATTTGCATTAACAAATTGGCACAATAAATgatccagagagagagagagagcatctTATTGATCACCTAGA
This window contains:
- the LOC131159688 gene encoding calcium-binding allergen Bet v 3, which translates into the protein MEKRSVLKKSTSSFRLRCPSLNSLRLRRIFDIFDANADGIITVAELGRALNLLGLDADLAELRSIVASFIQPGNAGLRYEDFEALHRSLGDAFFGVEEEDDDDAATAGDCAAEKLKQEESDLTEAFKVFDEDGDGYISAQELQIVLGKLGLPEAREIERVQQMIVSVDRNCDGRVDFFEFKDMMRRSVLVRN